Proteins co-encoded in one Candidatus Peregrinibacteria bacterium genomic window:
- the rbfA gene encoding 30S ribosome-binding factor RbfA, whose protein sequence is MSTRTKKFENVIHREVSQFFAEVIDESEYGLVTIIKVEISPDLLNANIFVSVLENAEEFMTILKKRTPFIQRRIAPRLQFKKMPHFHFVLDTSQKHIHRIEKLLKLSDSEDSPE, encoded by the coding sequence ATGTCGACTCGTACTAAAAAATTTGAGAACGTTATTCACAGGGAAGTTTCCCAATTTTTTGCAGAAGTAATTGATGAAAGTGAATATGGGCTGGTGACCATTATAAAAGTTGAAATTTCTCCTGATCTTTTGAACGCAAATATCTTTGTCTCGGTTCTGGAAAATGCAGAGGAATTTATGACGATTCTCAAAAAAAGAACGCCATTTATTCAACGAAGAATTGCGCCACGTCTTCAATTTAAAAAAATGCCCCATTTTCATTTTGTGCTCGATACTTCTCAAAAACATATTCATCGAATAGAAAAGCTCCTCAAATTGTCAGATTCAGAAGATTCTCCAGAATGA
- a CDS encoding methionyl-tRNA formyltransferase, with protein MTVQKKILFWGTPEIAKEILIKIHRGTLYHIAAVITNRDAPRGRSQKPTMSPVKEQALSFGIPCFTPEKLDREFTEKLRQIGADLSLIVSYGKLLSQKIIDLPALGTYNLHFSLLPKYRGASPVQTALLHGEKASGISIFKLEEKLDTGKIYIQKKMDIRNKNSAEVFEEMIASGGEALQKFCEDICGGIPFVPKAQNEREATYCQKFTKSDGEIFPDKELSEKILRKWRAFFLWPRIFFLASKSGKRVILEKLQEMNSSQNIPSESGSFFWNDGKLFLKTMNSAVQVISAHPEGKKSMTGAEFWNYWKQSESL; from the coding sequence ATGACAGTTCAAAAAAAAATACTATTCTGGGGAACTCCCGAAATCGCGAAAGAAATTCTTATCAAAATTCATCGGGGAACTCTCTATCACATAGCAGCCGTCATTACAAATCGAGACGCGCCGCGAGGAAGATCACAAAAACCCACTATGAGCCCGGTAAAAGAGCAGGCGCTTTCCTTCGGAATTCCGTGTTTTACTCCCGAAAAATTGGACAGAGAATTCACGGAGAAACTGAGGCAGATCGGAGCTGATCTTTCTCTCATTGTCAGTTATGGAAAATTGCTCTCTCAAAAAATTATCGATCTCCCAGCGCTCGGAACATACAATCTCCATTTCTCTCTTCTTCCAAAATATCGCGGAGCTTCTCCTGTTCAAACAGCACTTCTTCATGGAGAAAAGGCATCTGGGATCTCTATTTTTAAACTTGAAGAAAAACTTGATACGGGAAAAATCTATATCCAGAAAAAAATGGATATCCGCAATAAAAATTCAGCTGAGGTCTTTGAAGAAATGATCGCAAGTGGCGGAGAGGCTCTTCAGAAATTCTGTGAAGATATTTGTGGCGGAATTCCATTTGTTCCCAAAGCTCAAAATGAACGCGAGGCTACGTATTGCCAAAAATTTACAAAATCCGATGGAGAGATTTTCCCAGACAAAGAACTTTCTGAAAAAATTCTGAGAAAATGGCGGGCATTTTTCCTCTGGCCGCGTATTTTTTTCCTGGCATCAAAATCCGGAAAGCGAGTTATTCTCGAGAAACTTCAAGAAATGAACTCCTCCCAAAACATCCCATCGGAATCAGGCAGCTTTTTTTGGAATGATGGGAAATTATTCCTGAAAACTATGAACAGTGCTGTTCAGGTTATAAGCGCTCATCCAGAGGGGAAAAAATCTATGACGGGAGCAGAGTTCTGGAATTATTGGAAACAGAGCGAATCGCTGTGA
- a CDS encoding bifunctional (p)ppGpp synthetase/guanosine-3',5'-bis(diphosphate) 3'-pyrophosphohydrolase gives MQRIFHKAQEKAISLKKDRIEAAFRFCESLLPPEKIEEGVEVAEILLDFFPDESTCIAGILSGTLSIDPAPFPEIEKLFGGDISRILCDLHKLKILSSLATKNPENQIELLRKMFLALAKDVRVVVIKLAMRLSSLRHMESLSLEQKKQYAGEVLDLYAPIAGRLGIFRIKTELEDLAFAYLYPKEFTEISAQITALRNERGAVLERGEKEILTLLKEAGIQGEVQGRMKETYSIFQKLRKKQKSSIEYIYDIFAFRVLLSSIAECYTLLGHIHQKWPVIGDRFKDYITNPKPNGYRALHTTIRASFENVSEEHPLEIQIKTHEMHRNSEFGSATHWWYKEKGSNVPLKDNWLLQLTRIEKQIHNMENFELFTEGLLEDFIFTLTENGDVKILPSGATPLDFAFSVHTDIGYHYQSALVNGKIVPIDYRLEQGDVVKIIPNKNSFPRESWVSLVSSNQAKQRIRAFLRKENFEEFLKKGKKLLNESLARYGVQKLDAQLSSLKNLFKGQLLAQKEREDIVLRVGNGSLRAHIIARKLVQNIEGEKIRPLPDENFQKSFDNEGVGIIVTGEKGFRFRKANCCMPDPSAPIVAFTTRGGTLTLHRRECKMLQKLDSNRFLPARWETDPFPFETYIALVERHKFDRPLPKISKIFALMGVHILSIHYSESVQKKTLFFHVEIPKKDDLPHIFSALTELPEIIDVREISEEETPFALK, from the coding sequence ATGCAAAGAATTTTTCATAAAGCACAGGAAAAAGCGATTTCGCTCAAGAAAGATCGTATCGAGGCTGCTTTTCGCTTCTGTGAATCGCTTTTGCCTCCAGAAAAAATTGAAGAAGGTGTCGAGGTTGCCGAGATTCTCCTTGATTTTTTTCCAGATGAATCCACTTGTATTGCTGGAATTCTTTCTGGGACACTGTCGATTGATCCTGCCCCTTTTCCGGAGATCGAAAAATTATTTGGTGGCGATATTTCTCGCATTCTTTGTGATCTCCATAAACTCAAAATCCTTTCAAGTCTGGCAACAAAAAACCCAGAAAATCAAATCGAACTCCTTCGAAAAATGTTCCTTGCTCTCGCAAAAGATGTTCGAGTTGTGGTTATTAAGCTCGCGATGCGCCTCTCCTCGCTTCGTCATATGGAATCTCTTTCCTTGGAGCAGAAAAAACAATATGCAGGAGAAGTTCTTGATCTGTATGCTCCCATTGCCGGGAGACTTGGCATATTTCGTATCAAAACTGAACTCGAAGATTTGGCTTTCGCATACTTGTATCCAAAAGAATTCACCGAAATTTCAGCACAAATTACAGCGCTCAGAAATGAACGAGGAGCTGTGCTAGAGCGTGGTGAAAAAGAAATCCTCACCCTTTTGAAGGAAGCGGGAATACAAGGAGAAGTCCAGGGAAGAATGAAAGAAACGTACAGCATCTTCCAAAAATTGAGAAAAAAGCAAAAGTCCAGCATCGAATATATCTACGATATTTTTGCTTTTCGCGTTCTTCTTTCGAGTATTGCCGAGTGTTACACGCTGCTGGGGCATATTCATCAGAAATGGCCGGTAATAGGAGATCGATTTAAGGACTATATTACAAACCCAAAACCAAATGGATATCGCGCGCTCCACACAACTATTCGAGCATCTTTTGAAAACGTGAGTGAAGAACATCCTCTTGAGATCCAAATTAAAACTCATGAAATGCACCGGAATTCAGAATTTGGGAGCGCAACACATTGGTGGTACAAAGAAAAAGGAAGTAATGTTCCGCTCAAAGACAACTGGCTTTTGCAATTGACCCGAATTGAAAAACAGATTCACAACATGGAAAACTTTGAACTTTTCACGGAAGGTCTTTTGGAAGATTTTATTTTTACGCTTACAGAAAACGGAGATGTAAAAATTCTTCCCTCAGGAGCAACTCCTCTTGATTTTGCATTTTCGGTTCATACAGATATTGGGTACCACTACCAATCAGCGCTGGTGAATGGGAAAATTGTCCCGATCGATTATCGACTCGAACAGGGGGACGTAGTAAAAATTATTCCCAATAAAAATTCATTCCCAAGAGAGTCGTGGGTTTCGCTCGTTTCTTCAAATCAGGCAAAGCAGAGGATCCGTGCTTTTCTCAGGAAAGAAAATTTTGAAGAATTCCTCAAGAAAGGAAAAAAGCTGCTCAATGAATCGCTAGCAAGATATGGAGTCCAAAAACTTGATGCGCAACTTTCCTCACTCAAAAATCTCTTTAAAGGGCAACTTCTCGCTCAAAAAGAACGAGAGGATATTGTTCTCAGGGTCGGAAATGGTTCTCTCAGGGCACATATTATTGCGCGAAAATTGGTTCAAAATATCGAGGGCGAAAAAATAAGACCACTTCCTGATGAGAATTTTCAGAAATCATTTGACAATGAAGGAGTGGGAATTATCGTCACTGGGGAAAAAGGATTCCGTTTTCGAAAAGCAAATTGTTGTATGCCAGACCCCTCTGCCCCTATCGTCGCTTTTACAACAAGAGGAGGGACTCTTACGCTCCACAGGAGAGAGTGTAAAATGCTCCAAAAACTTGATTCAAATCGATTTCTCCCTGCTCGTTGGGAAACTGATCCGTTTCCTTTTGAGACCTATATTGCTCTTGTAGAGAGACATAAATTTGATCGCCCTCTCCCAAAAATCTCAAAAATATTTGCCCTTATGGGAGTGCATATTCTTTCTATCCATTATTCTGAGAGTGTTCAGAAAAAAACACTCTTTTTTCATGTAGAAATTCCGAAAAAAGACGATCTTCCTCACATATTTTCTGCCCTCACCGAGCTCCCTGAAATCATTGACGTACGCGAAATTTCTGAGGAGGAAACTCCCTTCGCTCTAAAATAA
- the rpsG gene encoding 30S ribosomal protein S7, whose translation MAQKRSLFIPHNSSEIQEKFINYVMKDGKKSTARTIFKNMIKTLEERNKGGKNPLEIFDLAIQNAMPNVEIRAKRMGGSVYQVPHEVPEKRRLTLAIRWIVQSCAKSSGKPMHLRLADEIQQASEMMGNAVKKKEDVHRMAQANKAFAHLAKY comes from the coding sequence ATGGCACAGAAAAGATCACTTTTTATTCCACACAATTCTTCTGAAATTCAAGAGAAGTTTATTAATTATGTCATGAAAGATGGGAAAAAATCCACTGCAAGGACAATTTTTAAGAATATGATTAAAACTCTCGAAGAGAGAAATAAAGGAGGAAAAAATCCTCTTGAAATTTTTGATCTTGCCATTCAAAACGCCATGCCAAATGTCGAAATTCGTGCAAAGAGAATGGGAGGAAGTGTGTATCAAGTTCCGCATGAAGTACCAGAGAAGAGAAGATTAACGCTTGCGATTCGTTGGATTGTACAATCCTGTGCAAAATCTTCAGGAAAGCCAATGCATCTTCGCTTGGCGGATGAAATTCAGCAAGCTTCAGAAATGATGGGAAATGCCGTAAAGAAAAAGGAGGATGTCCACCGAATGGCGCAAGCAAACAAAGCATTTGCGCATCTCGCAAAATATTAG
- the rpsL gene encoding 30S ribosomal protein S12 — translation MPTINQLIRKPRKNLVRKSKCPALLFTMNTLKTKEVALNRGAPQRRGVCTKVTTMTPKKPNSALRKYARVRLTNGMEVNAYIGGEGHNLQEHSVVTIRGGRVKDLPGVRYHVVRGSLDTLGVEKRRRGRSKYGAKKPK, via the coding sequence ATGCCTACAATCAATCAACTTATTCGGAAACCTCGAAAGAACCTTGTTCGAAAATCCAAATGTCCAGCGCTTCTCTTCACGATGAACACGCTCAAAACGAAAGAAGTAGCTTTAAACAGGGGAGCGCCACAGAGGAGAGGCGTATGTACAAAAGTAACAACAATGACTCCAAAAAAGCCAAATTCAGCGCTTCGAAAATATGCTCGTGTGCGACTTACGAATGGAATGGAAGTGAATGCCTACATTGGTGGAGAAGGTCATAATCTTCAGGAGCACTCTGTTGTTACTATTCGCGGAGGGAGAGTCAAGGATCTTCCCGGAGTCAGGTATCACGTGGTGAGAGGCTCTCTTGATACGCTTGGGGTTGAGAAGAGGAGAAGAGGACGTTCTAAGTATGGTGCAAAGAAGCCTAAATAA